In the genome of Pristis pectinata isolate sPriPec2 chromosome 10, sPriPec2.1.pri, whole genome shotgun sequence, one region contains:
- the LOC127575513 gene encoding LOW QUALITY PROTEIN: probable G-protein coupled receptor 139 (The sequence of the model RefSeq protein was modified relative to this genomic sequence to represent the inferred CDS: inserted 1 base in 1 codon) has product MASSLNNAFVTAQKIYXPSLCAVGIPANLLTIYTIYSRRCGMSMVARLYLISLAIADTLCLFWGALIDLSLVWLDPSPFWLSSPWCGLVTVLEYGSVFTSTWIVIIFTFERYLVLRSTRPRQACSQTKVTVRVILTVTVVSHLIALPAYWIYSSELLNSTMPNQTEKVPNCVYNHSFFSTVVVWFHTLVSGGIPYILLILFNILIGQQLHAASKMFTQEQLRSINGVTMRNLAKKSILILFTISFTFVLLTLPRFVTYCILRTAYNRPDHDRNDYGQLINFFADIGIMLQWLNSAINFLLYCLISKPFRREFFLVLTCRTQASGAPTSNTPLKVYSLQGAPIQRPVIVAGS; this is encoded by the exons atggcctccagcctgaataatgCCTTTGTCACTGCACAGAAAATCT TACCATCGCTGTGTGCCGTTGGAATCCCAG cGAATCTCCTCACCATCTACACCATCTATAGTAGAAGATGTGGGATGTCCATGGTCGCCAGGCTCTATCTGATCTCACTGGCCATTGCAGACACCCTGTGCTTGTTCTGGGGCGCGCTGATTGACCTGAGCCTGGTGTGGTTGGACCCCAGCCCTTTCTGGCTGAGCTCCCCGTGGTGTGGGCTGGTCACGGTGCTGGAGTATGGCTCTGTCTTCACCTCCACGTGGATTGTGATCATTTTCACCTTCGAGCGTTACCTGGTGCTGAGGAGTACCCGACCCAGACAGGCCTGCTCCCAGACTAAAGTCACCGTCAGGGTCATCCTGACTGTCACCGTGGTCTCTCACCTGATTGCTCTTCCAGCCTACTGGATCTACAGCTCAGAGTTACTGAATTCCACCATGCCCAACCAGACTGAGAAGGTGCCCAACTGTGTTTACAATCATAGTTTCTTTTCCACCGTTGTGGTTTGGTTTCACACGCTGGTCTCGGGAGGTATCCCCTACATCCTCCTCATCCTCTTCAACATCCTCATTGGACAGCAGCTCCATGCAGCCTCCAAGATGTTCACTCAGGAGCAGCTGAGGTCGATAAACGGCGTTACCATGCGGAACCTGGCGAAGAAGTCGATCCTGATCCTTTTCACCATTTCCTTCACCTTCGTCCTCCTGACGCTCCCACGCTTCGTCACCTACTGCATCCTGAGGACAGCCTACAACAGGCCAGACCACGACCGCAACGACTACGGCCAGCTTATCAACTTCTTTGCGGACATTGGCATTATGCTGCAGTGGCTGAACTCTGCCATCAACTTCCTCCTCTACTGCCTCATCAGCAAGCCATTCCGCAGGGAATTCTTCCTGGTGCTGACCTGCAGAACTCAGGCTTCCGGTGCCCCCACTTCCAACACCCCACTGAAGGTCTACAGCCTACAGGGTGCCCCCATTCAACGGCCTGTAATTGTTGCTGGGTCCTAG